In the Oncorhynchus keta strain PuntledgeMale-10-30-2019 chromosome 14, Oket_V2, whole genome shotgun sequence genome, one interval contains:
- the LOC127907073 gene encoding RING finger protein 122-like, translating to MARGKLRHHAQGERFGYREVVLKGDPKKLNLHGQTCAVCLEDFKVKDELGVLPCQHTFHRKCLVKWLEVRCVCPMCNKLIATGRTGVTIASSTEGALQADVT from the exons ATGGCTAGAGG TAAACTACGACACCATGCCCAGGGTGAGAGGTTTGGCTACAGAGAGGTTGTTTTAAAAGGAGATCCTAAGAAGTTGAATCTCCATGGG CAGACATGTGCTGTCTGCCTGGAAGACTTCAAAGTCAAAGACGAGCTGGGTGTGTTGCCATGCCAACACACCTTTCACAGGAA GTGTCTGGTGAAATGGCTGGAGGTGCGCTGTGTGTGCCCCATGTGTAACAAACTTATCGCTACTGGACGAACTGGTGTAACCATAGCATCCAGCACGGAGGGGGCTCTGCAAGCCGATGTAACCTAG
- the LOC118393465 gene encoding BAG family molecular chaperone regulator 4-like, producing the protein MANDRSAGDAAWVMHNQMPSNPKAAWPSNYNSENNNVNWSNAMDASQYPGYSSNYWYPQSHSTAGHYANAYPSGSDVQPPYNPQAMQAYPNGHSVYNPGPGQYPASSFHPSNPFYCADQMPPRQAPGQYPSQCCPGPEQSTGGSGQPHAQHQHQHHHYPGPHCQGASGYLPGSYSHYGEGGPALPPNPPYSTGQAIHHRPQAEAWAHSGGYGPSHQQWQPDSHYGTPVHPQQPPAWPGTGTGAPPSYEAKDQHYAGPHQRAPQVGPKPRLAHSPNPTNGKPVDFSSPPQMYNKPGRGGAQEPKPSQGEPPPPIPAPAQHQGAIHNPSLAKVQQVMARVLLLHEDVDEFVGKKSDKSYRYLEELLTKELLVLDSVETRGQEVVRQARKEAVQRIQAILDRLEKKAF; encoded by the exons ATGGCAAACGACAGGAGTGCTGGGGACGCTGCTTGGGTTATGCATAATCAAATGCCGTCGAATCCCAAAGCCGCCTGGCCTTCAAATTACAACTCAGAAAATAATAACGTGAACTGGAGTAACGCTATG GATGCTTCCCAATACCCTGGTTACTCCTCAAACTACTGGTACCCCCAGTCACATTCCACAGCAGGGCACTATGCAAATGCATATCCTTCAGGATCTGACGTGCAGCCACCTTACAACCCACAG GCAATGCAAGCATATCCAAATGGCCACAGTGTCTATAACCCTGGTCCAGGCCAGTATCCGGCAAGTTCTTTCCACCCGTCCAACCCATTCTACTGTGCAGACCAGATGCCTCCCAGGCAGGCCCCAGGCCAGTACCCTAGCCAGTGCTgcccaggaccagagcagagcacAGGAGGGTCAGGACAACCACACGCCCAGCACCAACATCAGCACCACCACTATCCTGGACCACACTGTCAAGGG GCCTCTGGCTATCTTCCTGGGTCTTACTCGCACTATGGGGAAGGTGGTCCTGCGTTGCCACCAAACCCCCCATACTCCACTGGACAGGCCATTCACCATAGGCCGCAGGCTGAGGCTTGGGCCCACTCGGGTGGGTATGGGCCCTCACACCAGCAGTGGCAGCCAGACAGCCACTATGGGACCCCTGTCCACCCCCAACAACCCCCAGCATGGCCAGGGACAGGCACTGGAGCCCCACCCTCCTATGAAGCCAAG GACCAGCACTACGCAGGACCCCACCAGCGTGCCCCACAGGTGGGACCCAAACCCAGACTGGCCCACTCCCCTAACCCCACCAATGGCAAGCCTGTCGACTTCAGCTCACCTCCCCAGATGTACAATAAACCAGGGAGAGGAGGGGCGCAGGAGCCAAAGCCTTCCCAGGGTGAGCCTCCACCCCCAATCCCAGCTCCAGCCCAGCATCAGGGAGCGATCCACAACCCTAGCCTGGCCAAAGTCCAGCAGGTCATGGCCCGGGTGCTTTTGCTCCATGAGGATGTGGACGAGTTTGTGGGTAAAAAATCGGACAAGAGTTACAGGTACCTAGAGGAATTGCTTACTAAGGAGCTGCTGGTGTTGGACTCAGTGGAGACTCGGGGACAGGAAGTGGTAAGGCAGGCCCGGAAGGAGGCTGTGCAGAGGATCCAGGCCATACTGGACCGGCTGGAGAAAAAGGCCTTCTGA
- the lsm1 gene encoding U6 snRNA-associated Sm-like protein LSm1 isoform X1 gives MNYMPGTASLIDDIDKKHLVLLRDGRTLIGFLRSIDQFANLVFHQTVERIHVGKKFGDIPRGIFIVRGENVVLLGEIDMDKPCDTVLQQVSIEEILEEQRLQQQAKQETEKAKVTALKDRGLSIPKADNLDEY, from the exons ATGAACTACATGCCAGGGACCGCGAGTCTCATTGATGACATAGACA AAAAGCATCTTGTACTTCTTCGCGATGGAAGAACGCTAATTGGGTTTCTTAGAAGCATCGACCAGTTTG CCAACCTAGTTTTCCATCAAACAGTTGAGCGCATCCATGTGGGCAAGAAGTTTGGGGACATCCCCAGAGGAATCTTCATTGTGAGAGGAGAGAATGTTGTTTTGCTTGGTGAAATA GACATGGATAAGCCGTGTGACACAGTCTTGCAGCAGGTTTCTATAGAGGAGATCCTAGAGGAGCAGCGATTGCAACAGCAAGCCAAGCAGGAGACCGAGAAAGCCAAGGTGACCGCACTGAAGGACAGAGGCCTATCCATCCCCAAGGCAGATAATCTTGATGAATACTGA
- the lsm1 gene encoding U6 snRNA-associated Sm-like protein LSm1 isoform X2, producing MNYMPGTASLIDDIDTNLVFHQTVERIHVGKKFGDIPRGIFIVRGENVVLLGEIDMDKPCDTVLQQVSIEEILEEQRLQQQAKQETEKAKVTALKDRGLSIPKADNLDEY from the exons ATGAACTACATGCCAGGGACCGCGAGTCTCATTGATGACATAGACA CCAACCTAGTTTTCCATCAAACAGTTGAGCGCATCCATGTGGGCAAGAAGTTTGGGGACATCCCCAGAGGAATCTTCATTGTGAGAGGAGAGAATGTTGTTTTGCTTGGTGAAATA GACATGGATAAGCCGTGTGACACAGTCTTGCAGCAGGTTTCTATAGAGGAGATCCTAGAGGAGCAGCGATTGCAACAGCAAGCCAAGCAGGAGACCGAGAAAGCCAAGGTGACCGCACTGAAGGACAGAGGCCTATCCATCCCCAAGGCAGATAATCTTGATGAATACTGA
- the LOC118394257 gene encoding gamma-glutamyl hydrolase-like encodes MQPLTFLMAIENLLTKTTAEKMALPLNLTTGRTYPFYGIQWHPGVNRFQWDPNLNFPHSSEAVRDASSLNEGRRNLHHTRPA; translated from the exons ATGCAGCCGTTGACTTTTCTGATGGCCATAGAGAACCTGCTGACCAAAACCACAGCTGAGAAGATGGCCCTGCCCTTGAACCTCACCACAG GGAGGACTTACCCATTCTATGGGATCCAGTGGCATCCTGGCGTTAACCGTTTCCAGTGGGACCCCAACCTAAACTTCCCCCACTCCTCAGAAGCTGTACGCGATGCCTCCTCCTTGAATGAAG GCAGGAGAAATTTGCATCACACTCGACCAGCCTGA